In Micromonospora ferruginea, the sequence GTGCTGCGGCTCGACGACGCGCTCGGCCTCAACCCGGTCCTCGGCGGGTTGAAGCGCCTCTGGGACCGCAAGCAGGTCGGCATCGTGCTGGGTGTCGGCTATCCCCGGCCGGACCGCAGCCACTTCCGGTCGATGGACATCTGGCAGACCGCCTCGCCCGCGCAGCCGGTCGCGACCGGCTGGGTGGGTCGCTGGCTGGACGGCACCGACGCCTCCGCCGAGGCGGCCGTCAGCTTCGAGCCGGTGCTGCCGCCGCTGCTGGTCGGCGAACGGCGGTCCGGCGCCTGCGTGGCCATCGGCGGCCTGCGCCTGCCGCCCGGCGTCGACAGCGGCATGGTGGCGGCGTTGGGCGAGGTGCAGGACGGCGAGTCCGAGTTGCAGGTGCGCGCCGCGCAGGCGTACCGGGATCTGCTGGACGTGGATTCGCTGGTCCGGCAGGCGGACCACCGCGAGGCGACCACGGACCCGGCCGACCGTCCGGTCGCCACCGCGACCGGCGGCGCGGTCTCCCTCGCCGCGCAGCTCGCGCTGGTGGCCCGGTGCGTGGAGGCGGGGGTGCCCACCCGGGTCTTCTCGGTGAGCCTCGGCGGGTTCGACACCCACGCCCAGGAGCGGGTCGGGCAGGAGACGCTGCTCGGCCGGCTCGACGAGGCGTTGTCGTCGTTCGTCGACCGGCTGGGCCGCACCGCCGCCGGCCGGCGGGTGACCGTGGTGGTCTACAGCGAGTTCGGCCGCCGGGTCCGGGCCAACGCGTCCGACGGCACCGACCACGGCACGGCCGGTCCGGTGTTCGTGCTGGGTCCCCGGGTCGCGGGCGGGTTCCACGGCGAGCAGCCGAGCCTGACCGACCTCGACGCCGGCGACCTC encodes:
- a CDS encoding DUF1501 domain-containing protein; this encodes MDPLTRRRFLLASTAAGGAAAVAAGGIGLAELLSTARDDRSTPDDRTDRLVVVTLYGGNDGLNTVVPYADPAYHSARPELAYEPERVLRLDDALGLNPVLGGLKRLWDRKQVGIVLGVGYPRPDRSHFRSMDIWQTASPAQPVATGWVGRWLDGTDASAEAAVSFEPVLPPLLVGERRSGACVAIGGLRLPPGVDSGMVAALGEVQDGESELQVRAAQAYRDLLDVDSLVRQADHREATTDPADRPVATATGGAVSLAAQLALVARCVEAGVPTRVFSVSLGGFDTHAQERVGQETLLGRLDEALSSFVDRLGRTAAGRRVTVVVYSEFGRRVRANASDGTDHGTAGPVFVLGPRVAGGFHGEQPSLTDLDAGDLKATTDFRDVFGALLASVLHAEPSRYLGGHLPKPLSLLRADG